The following are encoded in a window of Negativicutes bacterium genomic DNA:
- a CDS encoding D-cysteine desulfhydrase, with protein sequence MNLAQFPRRRYTVGYTPLEYLANLTKLMGGPEIYMKRDDLLGLAAGGNKTRKLEFLVADALSQHADVLITCGAVQSNHCRLTLAAAKKEGLDCYLVLEERVPGSYAREASGNNFLFRLMGLADDHISVVPGGSPMVAEMEKVAAVLKAKGHTPYIIVGGGSDPIGATGYVACAEEILAQCFEQGINLDYVVTTSGSAGTHAGLAVGFFGTNSQIPVIGINISRPNALQVPIVTKLAIETAQHVGIREAFPADGITCFDGYVGPGYSLPTEEMIQAIELLARTEAILLDPVYTGKAFAGMLDLIRKGYFKKGEKICFLHTGGSPALYHYKDEFHLV encoded by the coding sequence ATGAATCTGGCACAATTTCCTCGTCGTCGCTACACAGTAGGCTATACTCCTCTGGAATATTTGGCCAATTTGACGAAATTGATGGGTGGGCCCGAGATTTATATGAAACGGGACGATTTGCTCGGCTTAGCCGCCGGCGGCAACAAAACACGGAAACTGGAATTCCTGGTGGCCGATGCGCTCAGTCAGCACGCCGATGTTCTGATCACCTGCGGCGCGGTGCAAAGCAATCACTGCCGCCTGACTTTGGCTGCCGCCAAAAAAGAAGGGCTCGACTGCTATCTCGTCCTGGAAGAACGCGTTCCCGGCAGTTATGCGAGAGAAGCCAGCGGCAATAATTTCTTATTCCGCTTAATGGGTCTCGCCGATGATCACATCAGCGTGGTGCCCGGCGGTTCCCCGATGGTGGCTGAAATGGAAAAAGTAGCCGCTGTGTTAAAAGCCAAAGGCCATACGCCTTATATTATTGTCGGCGGCGGTTCTGATCCGATTGGCGCGACCGGTTATGTGGCCTGCGCCGAAGAAATTTTAGCACAATGCTTCGAGCAGGGAATCAATCTTGATTATGTTGTTACCACCAGCGGCAGCGCCGGCACCCATGCCGGTTTGGCCGTTGGTTTCTTTGGCACCAACAGCCAAATCCCGGTCATTGGTATCAATATCAGCCGTCCGAATGCTCTGCAAGTGCCTATCGTGACGAAATTAGCCATCGAAACTGCTCAACATGTCGGTATCCGGGAGGCTTTCCCGGCGGACGGCATCACCTGCTTCGATGGTTACGTCGGACCGGGTTACTCCCTTCCCACCGAAGAAATGATCCAGGCCATTGAACTGCTGGCCAGAACCGAAGCCATTTTACTGGACCCTGTCTACACCGGTAAGGCATTTGCCGGTATGCTGGACTTGATCCGTAAGGGCTACTTCAAAAAAGGCGAAAAGATCTGCTTCCTGCATACCGGCGGATCTCCGGCTCTCTATCATTACAAAGACGAATTCCATTTGGTTTAA